A segment of the Mogibacterium diversum genome:
CATATGCTATGGGTGAGATGCTTAAAGAAAAGCATGAGGGCAAGGAAGTAAAAATCGTTATTTCGTACGATTCACGTAATAATTCAAGAGAGCTTGCAGAGGCTGCCGCCGTGGCTAGCTGTGCGGCAGGTGTTAAGGTTCTATTTTCAGACAGACTGCGTCCGGTGCCTATGCTATCTTATGCTATAAGGAATTTTGCTGCAGATGGTGGAATAATGATTACAGCATCGCATAACCCTAAGGAATACAATGGCTTTAAGTCATACAGATCCGATGGAGCGCAGATGATCGATGAAGAGACCGAGGCGATTAAGAGTCGCATCAGAGATGCTGTTCAGGGTATAGAGATACTTTCAACAGCGGAGTCCTTCGAAGACCTTGTAAAGGACGGAGCTATTACATATTTCGGCAGGGAAATCGACGACAGCTACGATGCGATGATTATGGACTCGTTTAATAGCAGCAGTGTCAGCAGAAGGTCGAGGGCTTCGCTTCGTATTGTGTATTCACCGCTCAATGGATCGGGAAGAGAGCCGGTAAGAAGGGCGCTTCGTGAACTGGGGTACGAAAAGGTATTTGCAGTGAATGAGCAGGATAATCCAGATGGTGACTTTCCAAGTCTAAGGGTTCCAAATCCTGAGTATGATGATACGTATGATTTGGCTAAGAGATACGCTGAGATGTCGATGGCTGATATCATTATCGTTACAGATCCAGACTCAGATAGGCTAGGTGTAGCGGTATATGATGAGGGCGAATATAAGAAACTGACAGGAAATCAGATAGGTGCGATACTCCTCGAGTATCTTCTTTCTGAGGCAAAGAAACTGGGTAATCTTCCAGAAAATGGATATGTGGTAACTTCAATCGTATCGACCCACTTGGCAAGAGCTATCTGCGCTAGATATGGCGTTAAACTATATGAAACTTTAACGGGTATAAAGAACATTGCCGAACAGATTAGGCAGAGATCCGATAATGGAACAGAGAGATTCCTGTTCGGGTTTGAGGAAAGCAATGGATACATGCTTAACCAGGCTGTCCGCGATAAGGATGGCGTGATGGCTGCAGTAGCTATAGCTGAAATCGCAACTCTGTCCAAGGCGAACGGTGTTACTCTAATCGAACAGCTGGAATCCCTACATAAGCTCTATGGATACTCCGCAGAAGGCAGTGTATGCGTGGAAGGCATTGGTGTTGGGGAAAGATTTATGGAGCATCTTAGAACGCTCGACGGCAAGCTTGGTGAACCTGGAACTGAACTCGGAGTGCTTGACGTAAAGAACTATACGGATTACCTTCCTGAGTCAAATGTTCTTCTGTATGAGCTTAATGGCCTTGACTGGATTGCTTTTAGACCTTCCGGAACAGAACCAAAGTTCAAGATTTACTTTGGTTTCTACGGTGCAGAGTCAGCAGCAGAGAGCAGACTGGAGAGAATTTCGAAAGCTGTTGTTGCTGAAGTTGATAAATATAAGGAAAATTAAGATGACAGATGAAGTGAGAATTGCACTACTCATAGATGCGGAAAACATCTCAGCTCAGTATGCGGGTTACATAATCGATGAGATCGAGAAGTATGGCATCTGTTCGTATAAAAGAATTTACGGCAACTGGGAACGCATCGTTAAGACTAGGTGGGAGCAAGAGATCAGAAAGCACTCGTTAAAGCCTATGATGCAGGTTAACAACACAAGAGGTAAGAATGCGTCTGACTCGGCTCTTATAATCGATGCGATGGATATCTTGTACGGAAGCAATGTCGAAGGCTTCTGCATAGTTTCTTCTGATAGTGATTTTACGTCTCTAGCGAGAAGACTGAGCGAGTCAGGATGCCTAGTGCTCGGTATGGGAGAATCGGACAAGGCGACAGAGGCTCTCGAAAATGCCTACGATAAGTTCATCTATATAGATCTTCTCGCCAAGCAGGCAGAGGAGGAGCGCCTCGCTGAGGAAGCTCTCGAAGCTGAGTATAAAAAGCAGAAGAAACAGGAACGCAGCAAGGATATGGCTGAGAATACTGCCAATACTCCTAGCAAGAAGGCTATAGAGGCTAAGATTCAGCAGATCATTATGGAGAATAATGATAAAGGTAAGCCTACAGATCTCGGTCTTATCGGAAATGAACTAAACCGTATCTATAAGAATTTCGATGTGAGGTATTACAGCAAGAAGGGCGGTAAGCGATACAAGTACCTGAAGGAATTTGTAAGCGATTTTAAATCTCTCAAGGTAGAGGTTAGTGGTGACCGCGGCATATATGTTACTGTGAGATAATAAAAATCACCTATAGTCAGCAGCCTGACTGTAGGTGATTTTCTATCTGTGATGATACCCTAAATCTACTTATCTTCGATTGTAAAGCTCAGCTCAGCTCCACACTCTGGACATACTGCATCTCCAGGTGATGCTTGAAACTCCTTGCTACATACAGGGCAAACGATGATATATGTATCAGCATCATAGCCATCGGGTACATTGTTGTTAAATGCCTC
Coding sequences within it:
- a CDS encoding phospho-sugar mutase, which translates into the protein MEENKAIKNYTEWINAKGIDSDMRQYLMNMISRPEEIESCFSEELDFGTAGMRATMGVGSARMNIYTVATAAYAMGEMLKEKHEGKEVKIVISYDSRNNSRELAEAAAVASCAAGVKVLFSDRLRPVPMLSYAIRNFAADGGIMITASHNPKEYNGFKSYRSDGAQMIDEETEAIKSRIRDAVQGIEILSTAESFEDLVKDGAITYFGREIDDSYDAMIMDSFNSSSVSRRSRASLRIVYSPLNGSGREPVRRALRELGYEKVFAVNEQDNPDGDFPSLRVPNPEYDDTYDLAKRYAEMSMADIIIVTDPDSDRLGVAVYDEGEYKKLTGNQIGAILLEYLLSEAKKLGNLPENGYVVTSIVSTHLARAICARYGVKLYETLTGIKNIAEQIRQRSDNGTERFLFGFEESNGYMLNQAVRDKDGVMAAVAIAEIATLSKANGVTLIEQLESLHKLYGYSAEGSVCVEGIGVGERFMEHLRTLDGKLGEPGTELGVLDVKNYTDYLPESNVLLYELNGLDWIAFRPSGTEPKFKIYFGFYGAESAAESRLERISKAVVAEVDKYKEN
- a CDS encoding NYN domain-containing protein, with protein sequence MTDEVRIALLIDAENISAQYAGYIIDEIEKYGICSYKRIYGNWERIVKTRWEQEIRKHSLKPMMQVNNTRGKNASDSALIIDAMDILYGSNVEGFCIVSSDSDFTSLARRLSESGCLVLGMGESDKATEALENAYDKFIYIDLLAKQAEEERLAEEALEAEYKKQKKQERSKDMAENTANTPSKKAIEAKIQQIIMENNDKGKPTDLGLIGNELNRIYKNFDVRYYSKKGGKRYKYLKEFVSDFKSLKVEVSGDRGIYVTVR